The window GGTGACAGAGAAGACGGCATCATCAAATGGAAGGGCGAAGAGGTTGAAAAATCTCGTGACACCTTTCATCGAGATCTGCTGTTTTTAGGCCACCAAACAGGCGTAAAACGTGAACTTACTGCATTAGAAAACTTACGTTTTTACCAGTCTATTCATAACAACCACACCTCTGATGACGACATCTTTACCGCTTTAACTCAAGTCGGCTTAGCGGGGAGAGAAGACATTCCTGTTGCGCAACTTTCAGCTGGTCAGCAACGTCGCGTAGCACTAGCGAGGCTGTGGCTAAGCAAGCAAATCTTGTGGATTCTGGATGAGCCACTTACAGCGATCGATAAGCAAGGTGTCAAAGTGTTAGAAGCCTTGTTTGCTAATCATGCTGACAATGGTGGGATTGTGGTTTTGACCACGCACCAAGATATGTTTTCTGATAGCCCGAAACTTAGAAAAATAAAATTGGGTGAGTGATATGATATCGGCCATGACCACAGTTATCCGTCGTGAACTCTTGATTGCCTATCGCCGTCAAGCCGACATTTTGAACCCACTTTGGTTCTTTATAATTGTTATTACGTTGTTTCCGCTGAGTATTGGTCCTGAACCAAATTTGTTAGCGCGTATTTCAGCAGGCATTGTTTGGGTTGCTGCATTGTTGTCTGCATTATTATCATTAGAGCGTCTATTTCGTGATGATTTTCAAGATGGTGCGTTAGAGCAAATGATGCTTATGCCAATCCCATTGCAACTTGTGGTGATTTCGAAGGTCATAGCACACTGGTTGTTAACAGGTTTACCGCTTATTTTGATAAGCCCTCTATTAGCGGTATTACTTTCTCTGGATTTCAATACTTGGTTGGCGATTGTGTTTACGTTGTGTATAGGTACACCGGCGTTAAGTTTTATTGGTGCCATCGGGGTGGCACTGACAGTTGGGTTACAAAAGGGAGGCGTTCTTTTAAGCTTGCTTGTGCTTCCGCTCTATATCCCAATTTTGATCTTTGCAACGTCAGCAATTGATGCAGCAGCGCTCGGGGTAGCGTATAACGGCCAACTGGCAGTGTTAGGCGCGATGTTCATGGGAGCAATGACACTCACACCCTTTGCAATCAGCGCAGCGTTGCGCGTTAGTGTTAACTAACAGTAACCGATAGTCCTTTTCTAAAGTTGATATTAGACGGACTTAAATAATGATTCAAGCACAGCGATGGTTTCGACCTGAGAGACTGTGCCTCTATATAGCAAGAGTGAGATTGAAAAATGTGGAAATGGCTACATCCTTATGCCAAGCCTGAAGCAGCGTACCGTCTTAGTGGTAAGTTTCTGCCTTGGTTTTCTGTATTGGCCCTCGTTTTTTTAACGGCAGGTACCATTTGGGGGCTAGCGTATGCACCTTCAGATTACCAACAGGGTGACAGTTTCCGTATCATCTATATTCATGTTCCTTCCGCAATGTGGTCGATGGGCGCTTACTTGTCGATGGCGATTGCTGCCTTTATTGGTTTGGTATGGCAAGTTCGACTTTCCGATATGGCAGCCCTAGCGATGGCCCCAATAGGAGCGGTATATACCTTTATTGCTCTTGTGACTGGCGCAGTATGGGGTAAGCCAATGTGGGGAACCTGGTGGGTATGGGATGCACGCCTTACTTCTGAACTCATTCTTCTGTTTTTATACTTGGGTGTTATTGCGCTATATCATGCTTTTGATGATCAAAAGACCGCAGCAAAAGCCGCAGGTATTTTAGCGATCGTTGGTGTTGTGAACCTGCCAATCATTCACTTTTCTGTGGAGTGGTGGAATACGTTACACCAAGGCGCAACTATCACTAAATTCGAACAACCATCCATTTCAGCTGACATGCTCTGGCCTCTGCTGCTGAACATCTTTGGTTTTGCGTTCTTCTTTGGTGCGGTGACTTTGGTGCGTTTCAGAAATGAAATCATTAGTAAAGAGAGTCACCGTCCTTGGGTACGTCAAATTGCAACCGAAAAAACTCAGTGAGGTAGTTAACTATGTATTTTGAATCTCTGAGCGACTTTTTTGCCATGGGTGGCTACGCATCATACGTATGGAGCTCGTTTGGTATCACTTTTCTATCGATGCTGATTCTCTTAATCACCAGCCTTCGTCGCGGTGATGCGTTATTGAATGAAGTGAAAGCAAAAATTGACCGTCAAGCTCGAATTGACGCAGCGAAGAATATGGAGAACACCCTATGAACCCGAGACGTAAAAAGAGGCTAGGTATTGTACTGGCTATCTTTGTCGGTATTAGTGCAACCATCGGTTTGATGCTTTACGCGCTTAACCAGAATATGGACCTTTTCTACACGCCTACAGAATTGGTTAATGGTAAACCTGATGGTACGAAACCTGAAGTTGGCCAGCGTCTAAGAATCGGTGGTATGGTCGTAAACGGCTCGGTTCGTCGTGATCCTGACTCTTTGAAAGTCAGTTTTGATCTGCATGATATTGGCCCTAAAGTGACCGTTGTTTATGAAGGTATTCTTCCTGATTTATTCCGTGAAGGGCAGGGCATTGTTGCTCAAGGTGTTTTACGTGATGCGACCACCATTGAAGCATTTGAAGTGCTTGCAAAACACGATGAAGATTATATGCCACCAGAAATCGCTGCAGCGATGGAAAAGACGCATCAACCAATGAAGTACAGCTCTGAGCAGACACAAGGAAGCGGCCAATGATTGCAGAAATCGGTCACTTTGCCCTGATACTATCGCTTGCAATGGCAGTGCTGCTTAGCATACTGCCACTTTGGGGGGCATCAAATAACAACACCATGCTGATGAACACCGCTCGCCCGCTGTCGTGGTCGATGTTTCTCATGTTGTTGTTCTCGTTCATTATTTTATGTTGGGGGTTTTATACCAACGATTTTACACTGCAATATGTGGCAAGTAACTCAAACAGCCAGCTACCTTGGTACTACCGTTTGACAGCGGTGTGGGGGGCGCACGAAGGCTCACTACTTCTTTGGGTGTTAATTCAGGCTGCGTGGACGGTTGCTGTTGCTACGTTCAGCCGTGGTATGCCACAGGAATCTGTCGCACGCGTGCTGGCTGTAATGGGGATGATTTCTGTCGGCTTCCTGATGTTTATTATCTTCACATCAAGCCCATTCCTACGTACCTTGCCATTCTTCCCGGTTGACGGCCGTGACTTAAATCCACTACTTCAGGATCCGGGTCTGATTGTGCATCCGCCAATGCTTTACATGGGATATGTTGGCTTCTCGGTTGCGTTCTCGTTTGCAATTGCCTCTCTAATGACTGGCCGTCTTGACACGGCTTGGGCTCGTTGGTCTCGTCCTTGGACAACCGCAGCATGGGTATTCCTAACACTAGGTATCGCACTCGGCTCTTGGTGGGCATATTACGAACTCGGCTGGGGTGGCTGGTGGTTCTGGGATCCAGTAGAAAACGCCTCCTTTATGCCGTGGCTGGCTGGTACCGCATTGATGCACTCTTTGGCAGTCACTGAAAAGCGCGGCACATTTAAAGCGTGGACAGTACTGCTTGCTATCTCTGCATTCTCATTGAGTTTGCTGGGGACATTCCTAGTACGTTCGGGGATTTTGGTCTCAGTTCATGCGTTTGCGTCCGATCCTGCTCGCGGTATGTTTATCCTTGCCTTCCTGGTATTTGTTATCGGCGGCTCGCTACTGCTGTTTGCGGTAAAAGGTGCATCGGTCCGTGTTCGTGGTAACTTTGAGTTGGTTTCACGAGAGAACGTTTTACTTGGCAACAACGTACTATTGATCGCAGCGCTGGTCGTTGTGTTAGTGGGTACGCTGCTACCGCTAGTACATAAGCAAATTGGTCTTGGCTCGGTCTCGATTGGTGCTCCGTTCTTTGACATGCTATTTGCGTGGTTGATGATGCCATTTGCCTTCTTGTTGGGTATTGGTCCGCTTATTCGCTGGAAACGAGATCAGTTGTCTTCAATCGTTAAACCAATGGTGATCTCTGGCGTGAGCGCACTGGTTTTAGCGGCGGTTTGTGTCTATCTATTCGCAGACTTCTTCCAAATTATGGCTTACATCGGCTGGGTAATGGCGATTTGGATTATCGCAATGCACGGTTTCGAGCTACATGAACGTGCAACTCACCGTCATAGTTTTGTGGAAGGCGTAGGTAAGTTGCAGCGCAGTCACTGGGCGATGATGTTAGGGCACATTGGCTTAGCGGTGACGATTATCGGTATTGCAATGGTGCAGAACTACAGCATTGAACGAGATGTGCGTTTGGCTCCGGGAGAGAACTTTAAGATCCAGGGTTACGATTTCTATTTCTCTGGTCTGCGTGATAAAGACGGCCCTAACTACGACGGCTATATCGCTGACTTTGAAGTCACGCATAATGGTAATTACATTAACTCGTTGCATGCAGAAAAGCGTTTCTACCGTACTGCTAAGTCTATGATGACAGAAGCAGCGATTGACCGCGGTGTGACACGAGACCTGTACATTGCGATGGGCGAGCGTTTAGAGGATAACCGCTCATGGGCTGTACGTATTTACTACAAACCATTCGTCCGTTGGATTTGGGCCGGTGCTTTGATCATGGCTCTTGGTGGTGGTCTGGCTATTTCAGATAAGCGTTACCGCTTCCGTAAGTCCTCATCTAACAAGAGCACTAAGTCAAAGGAGCAAGTCGCGCAATATGAATAAGAAAGTCTTGTTTATCCCGTTAATCGCTTTCATGGTTCTAGCCGGGATCTTTGCAACTCAGTTGATGCGTAACCAAGAGGGTGATGATCCAACAAAATTGGAGTCTGTGCTCGTTGGTAAACCTGTACCTGCGTTTCACCTCGAAGATCTGGCTGAGCCGGGCAAAGAATATGATCAATCTATTTTCAAAGGCGAACCTTTGCTGCTTAACGTTTGGGCCACGTGGTGTCCGACTTGTTATGCGGAGCATAAGTATTTAAATGAGCTGGCTGGTAAAGGCGTCAAGATCATTGGTATGAACTACAAAGATGATCGCAACAAAGCGGTAGGGTGGTTAAATGATTTGGGCAACCCTTACCTGATTAGCTTGTTTGACGGCAGCGGTATGTTGGGCCTAGACCTTGGGGTTTATGGTGCACCAGAAACATTCATTATTGATGCCAATGGTGTTGTGCGTTATCGCCACGTTGGGGATGTTAATCCACGTAACTGGTCTGAGACATTAGAACCGCTTTACAATCAACTGGTTGAGGAGGCGAAGCTATGAAAAAGCTGATTCTGGCTGTCTTTGCAGCGCTGACATTCTCGTTAGCGACTCATGCTGCTATTGAAGTGTACGAGTTTGACAACCTCAAACAAGAACAGCAGTTCAAAGAGCTAAGCCACACTCTGCGCTGCCCTAAATGTCAAAACAACACGATTTCTGATTCTAATGCTGAGCTTGCTCAGGACTTACGCCACAAAGTGTATGAAATGACCAAAGAGGGTAAGTCTAAACAAGAGATCGTCGACTACATGGTCGCGCGTTACGGTAACTTTGTGACTTACAATCCGCCATTTACTCTTGCTACGGCTATTTTATGGCTGGGACCCCTTGCAGTTGTTCTGGGTGGATTTGCTTTGATCGTATTACGTAGTCGCAAATCAAAGGCAAAAGTAGTCGCAAGTAGTGATGAACAATGGGACGCACAAAAAGAAGCTCGCCTTAAAGCATTGCTTGAAGAAGAGAACGACGGAGATAAGAAGTAATGACACTATTTTGGATTTCTACTGTTGTTCTTACCCTGATCGCTTGTACTTTAGTCGCTATGCCGTTACTCAAACAAAAAGCGAACAACGATGAAGTATTACGTGATGAACTTAACAAAGCGTTTTACAAAGATCGTTTATCAGAGCTACAAGAAGAGACCGAAGAAGGCCTGGTTGAGAGTCAGGAAGAGCTGATCTCGGATCTCAAGCAATCTTTGCTGGATGATATTCCGGGAGGTAACGGACACAAAGAAACAAAAATTTCTCCTGTCGCTGTTTTGATTCCATCCGTCATTTTGACGGTCGTATTAAGCTATGGTTTGTACTACCAATTTGGCGCCTCTCAGGAAGTGGTTCGATGGCAGGAAGTGTCAGCAAACTTACCAGAGTTATCGAAGAAACTGATGTCGTCGTCAGCAGAACCGCTGAGTGATGAAGAGATGGCGGATTTAACCTTAGCGTTACGTACTCGTCTGCATTATCAACCGGAAGATTCAACGGGGTGGTTGCTGTTGGGGCGTATTGCTTTGGCCAATCGTGATGTTTCCACTGCGATCGATTCGATGGAAAAGTCGTTCAACCTTGAGCCTAAAGACCCGGATATTATGCTGGGGTACGCGCAAGCTCTGATGCTTTCTCAAGAAGAAATGGATCAGAATACGGCCCGTTCTCTGCTCGGACAACTGGTGCAACAAGACCGAGTGGATCTGCGTGTCTTCTCGCTGCTTGCATTCGATGCCTTTGAGCGTCAAGACTACCCAGCGGCGATAAAATACTGGGGTGTGATGCAACAGATGATTGGCCCTGAAGATAGCCGCTATGAAATGCTTTCTCGCAGTATTGATAGTGCGCGTAAGCAAATGGGCGAAGCGGTTTCTCCGGATAAAAGTGTTGCGGTTACCATCAGTCTTGCTCCTGAAGCTCAGGTCGATCCTAATGGAGTACTTATTGTGTCTGTTCACCGTGCTGATGGCTCCCCAATGCCGGTAGCCGCTGCTCGTTACCCGTTAGCGTCGTTCCCACGAACAGTGGTTCTGGATGATGGCAATGCCATGATGCAGGGTTCAAAGTTGTCTTCATTGGACAAACTTATGGTGCGTGCGCGTGTCGATTCGGATGGCAACGTGGCAACTCGAGATCATGACTGGCACGGCGAAAGTGGTGTGGTCGAATTTGGGCAACCTGTTGAAGTTATTATCAATAAACAATTTTAATGGTTGCGAGTCATATCCATATAGTGGTATGGCTCTAAACTATCGAGTAGAATGACAAAGGCCAGCTTATGCTGGCCTTGTTTTTATACTTAAGTGGCTTTTAAACTGCATTAGATTCGTGCGTTTTATAGCGAGGTTACTTCAGTATATTAATAGTCGTTATGGAACGTAGAATGTATAACAAGGGTAAATCCATCTTCTTAATGCTGTTAGCACTTGGACTGGTTGGCTGTTCAAGTGCTCCTGAGGAGACAGCGACAGAAGAAACAAATCAAACGACTTCTGATGTGTACGATCCGTTAGAAGGCTTTAACCGTGCCATGTGGGATATCAACTACGATTACTTGGACCCGTATTTAGTGCGCCCGGTGTCATTAGCCTACGTGGAATATACGCCTACACCGGTTCGCTATGGTATTGCTAACTTTCTGGCCAACTTAGATGAGCCGGCAAGCATGGTTAACAACCTGCTCATGGGTAACGGCGGTAAAGCCGTGGATCACTTTAACCGATTCTGGCTTAACTCGACATTTGGCCTACTTGGTTTGGTTGATGTCGCGACTGCTGCGGGGATTACAAAATACGATGAAAAAGCCTTCAGTGACGCTGTCGGCCATTACGGAGTAGGCAATGGTCCTTACTTTATGGTTCCGGGATACGGTCCGTATACGTTACGCGAAGTCACCGATACGGTAGACAGTATGTATGTTCCACTGACCTATCTAAACTTCTGGGCGAGCCTTGGTAAGTGGGCGTTCGAAGGCATGGAAAAACGCGCGTTGCTTGTTCCTCAGGAAGCTCAGTTAGACAACTCACCAGATCCTTATATCTTAACGCGTGATATTTATATCCAGCGCCAAAACTTTAAAGCAGAAGTAGAGACCGTTAAAGAAGTCGACGCTGAAGAAGAAGCTTATCTGGATGAATATTTAGACGACTTTTAAACCGCTTCAGTTAAAAACACGTGATATGAAAAAGGCTTAGCAGTTGCTAAGCCTTTTTCGTTAATGATGTATTCGATTAGAAGTGGTAGTTAGCCTGAAGGCCAATCAACCAAACATTACCCGTTGTTTCGCCGACAAACTGACCACCAACTTGCTCTGCTGTATTGTCCGAATCATAACCACGTGACTCTTTAATTGAGGCATCTTTGGCGATGATGTAAGTGAAACCAGCATCTAAGCTGAAATCTTTTGTCCAGTCGTAGGTTGCACCAATACTTAGCCAGGTACGATCGGTTTCTGGAATAGTAATGGTACGGTTTTTATCACTCACTGCTGATGTGTCGTACGCGATACCTGTTCTTAACGCCAGTTTTGGCTGGAACTGGTAAGTCGCACCTACAGCAAAGCGGTAGTTGTCTTTCCAGTTTTCAACTTTAACCATGTGCGTACCTGCGGTATCAAGGTGTGCTTCAAGTTTTTCGAATGAGCTCCAGTCAGTCCAGTTAAAGCTCGTGTGAAGGGCAAGCAGATCGGTAACTTGGTGGTAGCTGGCCAGTTCTGCAGTGGCTGGTAACGTCAGGTACATGTAACCGTTGTCGCGTGTTTGTGGTAGTCGAGTGCCGAAACCAAAACCAATACCTTCAGCATGACCCTGCAACTTCAGCTCTACTTCTGATTTGTATGCAAAGCCTACGCGGTGGTTATCGTTGATCTGCCATGCCGTACCGACTTGCCAACCCCAAGCCGTATCATCACCTTCCATGTATTTTAGCGTGGTATCTTGAGGAAGCCCCGCTACGTTCTTTTCCGGTGTTGTTGCGCCAAAGCTACCTTCACCGAGAATATAGCGAACGCCACCGCCAATACTTACAGCATCGTTAATCTTGTAGGCTGCATTAAGGTTTGCTTCCATTGTGGTCACGCTGGCTTCGTTGCCGAAGTGTGACGCCGCAAAACCAGTACCAAGGTCCGTCTCCATACCGTAGTTGGTTCCTAGCGCTAAGCCGACCGCGAATTCATCGTTGTACTGATGCGATAGGTAGAAGTTAGGAATGATGGCATCGTGAGCGAAGTCATCTGAAGATGCTGGAATGTTATTGCCATAGAAATCGACGTCACCGTTTACATCAAGATTTGGATTCACATAGATAGCACCAACAGATACTTGTGTGCCTTCCAAGTAAGTGAGCATAGCTGGGTTTCGCCATTGTGCACTTGCATTATCTGCCATTGCTGCTTCCCCAGCGTAAGCTCGGCCTAAGCCTGTTGCTGAGAACTCCGCAAGTTGGAAACCGGCTGCATGAGTCGCGCTTGCTGTGCCCAGCAGACTTAGTGCTACTGTCATAGAAAGAAGGGTCTTGTTGGTTTTCATTTTGTGTTCGCTGAATTATTTATAAAGTGGGGTGAAATTTTAAAGATAGAGCTTTTACTTTAGAAATGAAAATCCGGAACAGGTATGTTTTTGGTATTAAATTCCAACTAAGTGTCTTATGAAAGGTTAAAAATCTGTCTGTAAAAGAATTGTAAAAGAGTTTCAGCGAACAGCTGTGCGTCCTAATACCGGTATTTAGATACACGTGTTCACTGAAATAGAGCGTAGAATAAATCTTAGCTAAGAAAAAAGGCTGGAAATCCAGCCTTTTATATAGAAAGTGTTTGCAATAGCGACGAGTGCGTCAATTAGAAGCTACGGCTGTACTGTAAGCCGACTAGAATCGCATCTGCGTGAGTTGTGGCATTTACACCCGTAGATAGCATGCCTGGTACGATAGTCGTACTCTCGCTCACTTTGATATCGTCGCCTAGCAGGTATGTGAAACCAAAGTCTACGTTAGACTTGCTGTCGATATGGTAAGTGAAACCAGTCGAGAACCACTGACGGTCTGAATCTGGTACAGAAATAGACGTCACATTGTCTTGTGCACTGGTGTCGTACATGTAACCAGCGCGCAGTGTCCAGTCATTGTTTAGGTAGTAGGTACCACCGATGGCGTAGTGCCAGCCGTCTTGCCACTGATACTCTTTAGCGTAGCTACCAGTGATCATACCTTGATCTAGGTTTTCAAAATCAATTTGGTCGAAATCTTTCCAGCCAATGTACTGCACGCTGTAGTGTACCGCGAACTGGGTGTCTTTGATTTTGTGGAAACCAGAGAACTCAGCCATATCTGGTAGCGGTAGAGTGATCTTTTGGCCTTCGTCGTCTTCCGCTTCAAATTCTGGGCTGTAGTGGTAAGCAAAACCAAAACGGTTGTTTTCGTCTAGTTCAAATACTGTACCTACATTGAAACCAACCGCCCAACCGTCAGCTGAATCGACATCGAGAAGCGTTGCACCGCCTAGAGCAGGGTTGACTGCAGCAAGCGCAGAGCTTGTTACACGCTTCATTGTACCTTTGCCGTAAATCACATCCAGGCCAGCACCGAAGCTCCATTGATCGTTCAGACGGTAAGAGCCCGCGAGACCAAAGTTCGCGCTTTTCACATCAGTCAGGCCGCCGTACTCAGCCGCTACGTAGCTGTCAGAAAATTCAGTCTTGGTACCGAAGTTAGAGTAGGCATTGACACCCCAGGCAAACTTGTCGTTTACCGGTACAATCAGGTGAATGTTTGGTGCAAGTGCTGTATCACCTACATCGTCAACGTCTCCTACAGGGATGTTGTTGCCGTTAATGTTGTAAGTGGCATTTTTCACTTCAATCAGTGAAGTAATAGTTTCAAAACCAACAGACAGTTCCATTTTGTCAAACAGCGCCATTGCTGCTGGGTTACGCGCCATTACCGATGCGTTATCTGCGATTACTGCATCACCAGCAAATGCACGGCCAAGGCCTGTCGCTGATTGGGCATTAATTTGGAAACCTGCGGCCATTGTTTGGCCTGAGGCAAAAGCTACCGTTACTGCTAAGAGAGTCTTTTTGAACAGACGCTTATTATGAGTCATGTATTTTTCCTTATTAGATTCGTCTCTTTGGACGATAATTCGAGCTTTTGCTCAGTGGCGCAGATAGTAGTCACAAGAGTGTTATTAACAAATCCGACCATTGGATAAAATATAGGAAAAATTACAGAAATGATGCTAAATGCAGGGAAATGGCATCTAAACTGCAATAATTAGAGTTTATGCTCTATTCTGGGTTTTGAGCGGTGTAGGCGGTAAACGTTTGCGTTCTACAAAAACGAAAATGCCGCTGAGTTGTCAAACTCGGCGGCAGTTAACGGGCTATATACTAATTTTGTTTCATTTTATTACATAGGCTGGATCATAGGGGTCAGTTTACTGGCGATCGCCTTGATATCCTCGCCTTGTTGACCCACCAAGATCATACTTGCACTACCAATAGGTTGAACGATGCCACTCATGCCTTCTTTGTCAAAGTCGACAGTTTGCTCGCTTGGGATACCAGTAATGAACATGGTGACTTTACCTTTTAAACCCTGAAAAACCATATGTACCGCATTAGACTCTCCGAATCCACAGTGATTTAAGTAGTAGACGTGGTAAGGAAAGTTGTTGTTAAACTGAAAATTCAGCGGAGACATTTTGGCGTTAATAAATGTCTTGGGTACATTTTCGTCCAAGTGACGCACAAAAGGCTCTTCATTTATCACATGTTGAATGGCTGTATCCGCCAACGTAGCATGTGCAGGCGAAACGACGATATTGCTCCAGTTGATTTGACCAACCAACAAACCAGCAGTAAATGCCACCGATGCGGCCAAAGCCATTGCTTTCTTAGCAAAGGTAGGGCGAACAACGTTTTGCTCAACAGAGCTCGAACTTTGGCTGAACAAAATTTTATCAGCAAGATCTTCAGGCACCTCGACATTCATCGCCTGTTTGATTTTTTCATCGAGATCCAAAACGTCTTCAACAAACTTATGGTTGGCGTTATTCTCGGCCAAAGCTTGCAGTATCTCTTCATCCTTCTGTTTTGGATCCGACAAAATACGACGACGAAATTCTAAATCATCCATTTTTTTGTCCTCTCTTTGTATCTTGAGAATCCAACATCTCTTTCAATTGATTACGAGCACGAAATAGGCGTGTCATAACGGTATTCTTGTTCAGTTCCAGTATGTCGCCGATCTCTTCTC is drawn from uncultured Vibrio sp. and contains these coding sequences:
- a CDS encoding outer membrane protein transport protein, with translation MTHNKRLFKKTLLAVTVAFASGQTMAAGFQINAQSATGLGRAFAGDAVIADNASVMARNPAAMALFDKMELSVGFETITSLIEVKNATYNINGNNIPVGDVDDVGDTALAPNIHLIVPVNDKFAWGVNAYSNFGTKTEFSDSYVAAEYGGLTDVKSANFGLAGSYRLNDQWSFGAGLDVIYGKGTMKRVTSSALAAVNPALGGATLLDVDSADGWAVGFNVGTVFELDENNRFGFAYHYSPEFEAEDDEGQKITLPLPDMAEFSGFHKIKDTQFAVHYSVQYIGWKDFDQIDFENLDQGMITGSYAKEYQWQDGWHYAIGGTYYLNNDWTLRAGYMYDTSAQDNVTSISVPDSDRQWFSTGFTYHIDSKSNVDFGFTYLLGDDIKVSESTTIVPGMLSTGVNATTHADAILVGLQYSRSF
- a CDS encoding DUF3379 domain-containing protein is translated as MDDLEFRRRILSDPKQKDEEILQALAENNANHKFVEDVLDLDEKIKQAMNVEVPEDLADKILFSQSSSSVEQNVVRPTFAKKAMALAASVAFTAGLLVGQINWSNIVVSPAHATLADTAIQHVINEEPFVRHLDENVPKTFINAKMSPLNFQFNNNFPYHVYYLNHCGFGESNAVHMVFQGLKGKVTMFITGIPSEQTVDFDKEGMSGIVQPIGSASMILVGQQGEDIKAIASKLTPMIQPM